Genomic window (Candidatus Vicinibacter proximus):
TCTGATCAACATATCTGATCTTTTGAACCAATTTGTCAAAGGCTTCCAATGTCTTAAATTCTGTAAGTAGAATTTTAAGGAATAATATGGATTGAAAGGGGCCATCCACAAGTCTTAGAAGATGACCATTGAGATAATTCCGGACCATGTTCAATTCCTGCTCCGGAACAGGTTTGGAACGAAGTTTTTTAATTTCTTTTTTGATCATTTCAATAGATTTTTCCCTGGATTCAGGATTTAATTCAGCACTGATGTAAAAGCATCCATCATGAGTCTGAGCATCTATGGTAGAATGAATATCATACGTCAAGCCGTGTTCCTCGCGAATATGGTGCATTAATCTTGATCCAAAATAATCGCCCAATATAGTATTCAACATGTACATTCCATAATAGTCATCATGTGTTTTGGGGAAAAGCTTAAGACCGATTTTTAGACTGGTTTGAGAACAATTGGCCATGGCAGTATGATGATTCAAAACTTCCGGATGGTGGATTGTCATTTTAACGGGTTCATTTTTACCATGGTTTGGAAAAATACCCAATAATCTTTCCCAAAACTCCAAACCTTTGGATGCCCCGCAGTAAAACACTTTTAGTCTATTTGCCACATAGTTTTCCTGATGGTACAAAATGAGATCTTCCCTATTGAGGTCAGCGATGAGTTCAGGCGTCGAATTGTAACCATAGGGTGAATGGCTTCCATAAAGATGAGCAGTAAACTCCCGATAAGAAACAAAGTCCGGTTCAGTCAGTTGGTGACTTAATTGTGAAGAAAGAAATACCTTTCCCTTCACCAGCTGATCTTCCGGAAATATCGGAGTGGTCAACAAATCCACAACAAACTTTGCAATGGTTTCAAAATGTTTCTCCAGACAACTGAGCGACATTACCGTAAAGTCCAAATCCGCATGAATACTGTAAGAACAGCCATAATAATCAAAGAAATCAACTATTTCCGGATTGGAAAATTTCTGAGTCCCTTCCTGGATTTGAGAAGCACACATCCTGGAACTTAGCTTCTTATGTTCCGTCAAGCGGCCATTTTCAAAAACAAACTCAAGGTAACACAAGCCCTCCTTATTGGATTTTAAAGAATAAACCAGTGCGCCATTGGAAATCTGAATGGTGTCAAACTCCGGCAATTTCAATTCCCAATTGGGACCTGCAATGATCAATGGCCACTCTTGTTGTACAATTTCTTTCACCGGTAAGTTAATGTTGCTTAGAAAAGGCAAAAATGATGAGAATAATTCGATAACTGAAAGAATATTTACCAATCATGCCGAGGATAAGGTCCTGGGGCGTATTTTTGCGTTTCCAGAATAAAAATCCAATATTATGAAATTTGTTGCCTCCACTTCAACCCTGTTAAAACCACTTCAAATTGCTTCCAGCGCATTGAGTGCAAATCCCGTTATGCCGGTTTTAGAGGATTTTTTGCTCGATCTTAAAGGAAACAAATTATCCATCGCTTCCTCCAATCTTGAAATGACCATTAACACGGAGGTTGAAGTGAATGGTTCTGAAAATGGAAAAATTGCGGTGCCAGGTAAAACCTTGCTGGAGACTTTAAAGTCTCTACCCGAACAACCGCTTAATTTTGTAATCAATACAGAAACAAGAGGTATTGAGATAACTTCTGCTTCCGGTAAATATAAATTGGTGGGAGAGAAGGCCGAAGATTTTCCGGAAATCGAAAAACCAAGCGATGAGGATCGGATCGAAATGGATTCTATCCAAATCCAAAAAGGGATTGATAAAACTTTCTTCGCTGCCAGTAACGACGAAATGCGTCAAAGTATGCGTGGAATCAACCTTAACATTGATTTTAACCATGTGACCTTTGCAGCCACCGATGCACATAAATTAGTAAAATATAGTTTTCTGGATATTCAGTCGGACGTAGCTTCAAGCCTTTTGCTGACTAAGAAATCTATGCTTAGTCTTAAGGGGATTCTTCCAAAAGACGGTAAGGTGGTGATCTATTTTGGAAAATCAAAGGCCTTCTTTGAATTTGACAATGTGCTCTTTACCACCCGCTTGATTGAAGCCAAATTCCCGGATTACAATGCTGTAATTCCAGCAAACAATCCGAACAGAATGACCGTGGCAAGGGAAGAATTGATTTCTTCACTAAAGCGACTTTCTATTTTTGCCAATAAAACTACCAATCAGGTGGTGTTGAATATCCAAAATAAAAGCCTGACCATCACTGCTCAGGATTTGGACTTCAACAATGAAGCTACCGAACAACT
Coding sequences:
- a CDS encoding insulinase family protein, yielding MKEIVQQEWPLIIAGPNWELKLPEFDTIQISNGALVYSLKSNKEGLCYLEFVFENGRLTEHKKLSSRMCASQIQEGTQKFSNPEIVDFFDYYGCSYSIHADLDFTVMSLSCLEKHFETIAKFVVDLLTTPIFPEDQLVKGKVFLSSQLSHQLTEPDFVSYREFTAHLYGSHSPYGYNSTPELIADLNREDLILYHQENYVANRLKVFYCGASKGLEFWERLLGIFPNHGKNEPVKMTIHHPEVLNHHTAMANCSQTSLKIGLKLFPKTHDDYYGMYMLNTILGDYFGSRLMHHIREEHGLTYDIHSTIDAQTHDGCFYISAELNPESREKSIEMIKKEIKKLRSKPVPEQELNMVRNYLNGHLLRLVDGPFQSILFLKILLTEFKTLEAFDKLVQKIRYVDQKDLMALANQYLIAEEMSVFSAGA
- the dnaN gene encoding DNA polymerase III subunit beta, encoding MKFVASTSTLLKPLQIASSALSANPVMPVLEDFLLDLKGNKLSIASSNLEMTINTEVEVNGSENGKIAVPGKTLLETLKSLPEQPLNFVINTETRGIEITSASGKYKLVGEKAEDFPEIEKPSDEDRIEMDSIQIQKGIDKTFFAASNDEMRQSMRGINLNIDFNHVTFAATDAHKLVKYSFLDIQSDVASSLLLTKKSMLSLKGILPKDGKVVIYFGKSKAFFEFDNVLFTTRLIEAKFPDYNAVIPANNPNRMTVAREELISSLKRLSIFANKTTNQVVLNIQNKSLTITAQDLDFNNEATEQLSCVYEGEAINLGLNAKFMLEMLTVIESENVNFEFSSSTKPAIILPQEQMPGEDLLMLVVTNY